The window GGAGCTGAAGGCGGGCAGGCTCTCGGCCTTTCGGGCGCTCTACGAGCGCCACTACCGCGCTGTTTTTACCTTCCTGCTCAGGTCCCTCGGCAACCGCTCCACCGCTGAGGATCTCCTTCAGGAGACGTTCCTCAGGGTGTTCGCTCACCGCGAGGACTACCGGCCGACCGCGGCGTTCAGAACGTGGCTGTTCACAATCGCGCGGAATCTCCTCATCGATCAGCTCCGTCAGCGGCGAGGGAGTCCGGAACTCGAGAGCGGTGAGATCCTTGAGACGGTAGCCGCCCCGGGAGCTACCCCGCTTCAGGAAGCCGAGGCACAGGAACTCGGCGATTACCTTCAAGCGGCCGTGCTGCGGCTCCCGCCTTCCCAGCGGGAAGTGCTCCTGCTGAGCCGCTTCGCCGGCCTGAGCCACGAGGAGATCGCTCACGTCACGGGGGCGTCCCCCGAAGCGGTCCGGGTCG is drawn from Candidatus Rokuibacteriota bacterium and contains these coding sequences:
- a CDS encoding sigma-70 family RNA polymerase sigma factor; the protein is MEELKAGRLSAFRALYERHYRAVFTFLLRSLGNRSTAEDLLQETFLRVFAHREDYRPTAAFRTWLFTIARNLLIDQLRQRRGSPELESGEILETVAAPGATPLQEAEAQELGDYLQAAVLRLPPSQREVLLLSRFAGLSHEEIAHVTGASPEAVRVALHRALCRLRDLLGPR